One genomic segment of Alkalimarinus alittae includes these proteins:
- a CDS encoding OmpP1/FadL family transporter: MLAPSIVMSKKRLLLSISSFWIAQNAMAVGFMINPTSHATGIANAGSTVYDHSTAAISNNPAAMSLMHKKQIGGNFSLLVPDWTVNEEWDCAAEGNCARSNVAPIAAISTIGLIRPMDNEFTWGVGLGAIAGAGLDYGLRFKTRPIITENKLQVVELMNSISWRMDEKWTFGVGVGVLHGSFVQKQDMPSINDTALDDLTNAVAFAGLVADRACGDLVRPAAKVACIQTAADDAGVDPVSTAANIDSLKSYVNGASGTTVDLEGDDIGAELTLGTTFEFLPGQRLGMAYHYLTDFTFEGTATITGQLLSSETYQKQHTSLTWDMPERLVMSGSHRINNDLNLYWDIERVFFGSFKSTDLRIDGYHTFKIDRNFKDANRYALGAEYGLDEKTTLQLGFSYDESPVDDGDRMADIPVDDIFKTAFGAIYQVNEQFNIHGYASLEFLGDAQIAQLASINGTKIGKSVKMNSDTTLYVFGVSFGYAF, translated from the coding sequence ATGCTAGCGCCCTCGATTGTTATGTCCAAAAAACGTTTACTGCTATCAATTTCATCTTTTTGGATAGCCCAGAATGCAATGGCTGTTGGCTTTATGATTAACCCAACGTCTCATGCAACCGGCATCGCTAATGCAGGGTCTACGGTTTACGATCACAGTACCGCCGCTATTAGTAACAACCCTGCAGCCATGTCGTTAATGCATAAAAAACAAATTGGCGGTAACTTTAGCTTGTTGGTGCCTGACTGGACTGTCAATGAAGAATGGGATTGTGCAGCCGAAGGTAATTGCGCCCGAAGTAATGTTGCGCCGATAGCCGCTATATCCACTATAGGGCTGATAAGACCGATGGATAATGAGTTTACGTGGGGGGTGGGGCTAGGTGCGATAGCTGGAGCTGGGCTCGATTATGGCTTACGATTTAAAACCAGGCCTATTATCACCGAGAATAAACTTCAGGTTGTTGAACTCATGAATTCTATTTCATGGCGAATGGATGAAAAGTGGACCTTTGGGGTAGGCGTTGGGGTTTTACACGGTTCATTTGTACAAAAGCAAGATATGCCGTCTATCAATGATACGGCACTCGATGACCTTACTAATGCGGTTGCATTTGCTGGCTTAGTGGCTGATAGAGCATGTGGAGATCTTGTAAGGCCTGCGGCTAAAGTTGCTTGTATACAAACAGCTGCTGACGATGCAGGGGTCGACCCAGTTTCAACCGCTGCAAATATCGATAGTTTAAAGAGCTACGTTAACGGTGCATCAGGTACAACCGTTGATCTAGAAGGTGATGATATTGGAGCAGAGCTTACATTAGGTACTACGTTTGAGTTTCTTCCTGGTCAACGATTGGGGATGGCGTATCACTATTTAACAGATTTTACGTTCGAAGGAACCGCCACTATCACAGGTCAGTTGTTATCGAGTGAGACTTACCAAAAACAACATACTAGCTTAACATGGGATATGCCCGAGCGACTGGTGATGAGTGGCTCTCACCGAATTAATAATGACTTGAATCTTTATTGGGATATAGAGCGTGTTTTTTTCGGTTCTTTCAAAAGCACGGACTTACGTATCGATGGTTATCATACATTTAAAATTGATCGAAATTTCAAAGATGCAAACCGTTATGCGTTAGGTGCTGAATATGGACTTGATGAAAAAACGACGTTGCAACTAGGGTTTAGTTATGATGAATCACCTGTGGATGATGGCGATAGAATGGCTGACATCCCCGTAGATGATATCTTTAAAACAGCATTTGGGGCTATCTACCAAGTCAATGAGCAATTCAATATTCATGGCTATGCCTCATTGGAGTTTTTAGGAGACGCACAAATAGCGCAATTGGCCAGTATCAATGGTACAAAAATTGGTAAGTCCGTTAAAATGAACTCTGATACAACGCTCTATGTATTTGGTGTGAGCTTTGGTTATGCGTTTTAG